In Halostella litorea, a single window of DNA contains:
- the gyrA gene encoding DNA gyrase subunit A: protein MSSDAPDPTDVDADAARVDRVRIEDEMEQSYIDYAMSVIAGRALPDVRDGLKPVHRRILYAMHEMGVTSGSSHRKSSSVVGETMGDYHPHGDGPIYDTLTRMAQDFSMRYPLVDGQGNFGSMDGDPAAAMRYTEARMSPISEELLSDIEKDTVDYQSNYDDRLMEPEVLPSAFPNLLVNGSSGIAVGMSTNIPPHNLGEVIDATIHLIDDPDCDVDDLMEHVKGPDFPTGANIVGRDAIYSAYSTGRGRVRVRAEFEVEEDERIVITEVPFQANKARMVERIAEDVNEGKIEGVRDLRDESDRDGVRVVVELKRGANAEVVKNQLLENHLETTFGVINLALVDGQPKVLTLKETLEEYVAHRKEVVRRRSEYDLAEAEDRAHILEGRLTALQNAEDVVELIRDAEDRDDAKDALIDAYDFSQDQADHIVRMQLGSLTSMESAEIEAEYEEVQERIERLETILGDEDELFAVIKDELREIKEEYADERKTSIIEDEGTVTHEDLIPEEDVVVVVTEDDYVKRMPVDRFDPQNRGGKGIIGVDVKEDDRVSKVFRANTHDYLLCFTNHGQVYRLKAYEIPEMSRTARGKSAVNLIDFDDGEEITAVVPTDEFAADECVTTVTRDGYIKRTDAAEFENILSTGIIAADLEDGDELVDVAVTDGRQELVVATRDGMTIRFEESEVREMGRNARGVGAIKLEGDDEVAGLVATGEGDDRALLTVTEHGFGKRTPLSEYRTQSRYGKGLIDIKTGERNGRVVSVKSVGADDDLVAMSQRGQIMRTRAADVSSVGRNTMGVTVMDLEGGDTVASVDVLPDPGE from the coding sequence ATGAGTTCCGACGCACCCGACCCGACCGACGTGGACGCCGACGCCGCGCGCGTCGACCGCGTCCGCATCGAGGACGAGATGGAGCAGAGCTACATCGACTACGCGATGAGCGTCATCGCCGGCCGCGCCCTGCCGGACGTGCGCGACGGGCTGAAGCCCGTCCACCGGCGCATCCTCTACGCGATGCACGAGATGGGCGTCACCAGCGGCTCCTCGCACCGGAAGTCCTCGTCCGTGGTGGGCGAGACGATGGGTGACTACCACCCGCACGGCGACGGCCCCATCTACGACACGCTGACCCGGATGGCCCAGGACTTCTCGATGCGCTACCCGCTGGTCGACGGCCAGGGCAACTTCGGCTCGATGGACGGCGACCCCGCGGCCGCCATGCGGTACACGGAGGCCCGGATGAGCCCCATCTCCGAGGAGTTGCTGTCGGACATCGAGAAGGACACCGTCGACTACCAGTCCAACTACGACGACCGGCTCATGGAGCCGGAGGTGCTCCCCTCGGCGTTCCCGAACCTGCTGGTCAACGGCTCCTCGGGCATCGCCGTCGGGATGTCGACGAACATCCCGCCGCACAACCTCGGCGAGGTGATCGACGCGACGATCCACCTCATCGACGACCCCGACTGCGACGTCGACGACCTGATGGAACACGTCAAGGGGCCGGACTTCCCGACCGGCGCGAACATCGTCGGCCGCGACGCCATCTACTCGGCATACTCGACGGGCCGCGGCCGGGTCCGCGTCCGCGCGGAGTTCGAGGTCGAAGAGGACGAGCGGATCGTCATCACCGAGGTCCCCTTCCAGGCGAACAAGGCGCGGATGGTCGAGCGCATCGCCGAGGACGTCAACGAGGGGAAGATCGAGGGCGTCCGCGACCTGCGCGACGAGTCCGACCGCGACGGCGTCCGCGTCGTCGTCGAACTCAAGCGCGGCGCGAACGCCGAAGTCGTCAAGAACCAGCTGCTGGAGAACCACCTCGAGACGACCTTCGGCGTCATTAACCTCGCCTTGGTCGACGGCCAGCCGAAGGTGCTGACGCTGAAGGAGACCCTGGAGGAGTACGTCGCCCACCGCAAGGAGGTCGTCCGCCGCCGCAGCGAGTACGACCTGGCCGAGGCGGAGGACCGCGCGCACATCCTCGAAGGGCGGCTGACGGCGCTGCAAAACGCCGAGGACGTGGTCGAACTCATCCGCGATGCGGAGGACCGCGACGACGCGAAGGATGCGCTGATCGACGCCTACGACTTCTCGCAGGACCAGGCCGACCACATCGTCCGGATGCAACTGGGCAGCCTCACCTCGATGGAGTCCGCCGAGATAGAGGCCGAGTACGAGGAGGTCCAGGAGCGCATCGAGCGCCTGGAGACGATCCTCGGCGACGAGGACGAACTGTTCGCCGTCATCAAGGACGAACTCCGCGAGATCAAGGAGGAGTACGCCGACGAGCGGAAGACGAGCATTATCGAGGACGAGGGCACCGTCACCCACGAGGACCTCATCCCCGAGGAGGACGTGGTCGTCGTCGTTACGGAGGACGATTACGTCAAGCGGATGCCCGTCGACCGGTTCGACCCGCAGAACCGCGGCGGCAAGGGGATCATCGGCGTCGACGTGAAGGAGGACGACCGCGTCTCGAAGGTGTTCCGGGCCAACACCCACGACTATCTGCTCTGTTTCACCAACCACGGGCAGGTGTACCGCCTGAAGGCCTACGAGATCCCCGAGATGAGCCGCACCGCACGCGGCAAGTCCGCGGTCAACCTCATCGACTTCGACGACGGCGAGGAGATCACCGCCGTCGTCCCGACCGACGAGTTCGCCGCCGACGAGTGCGTGACGACGGTCACCCGCGACGGCTACATCAAGCGCACCGACGCCGCCGAGTTCGAGAACATCCTCTCGACGGGGATCATCGCCGCCGACCTGGAGGACGGCGACGAACTCGTCGACGTGGCCGTCACCGACGGTCGGCAGGAACTCGTCGTCGCGACGCGGGACGGGATGACGATCCGCTTCGAGGAGAGCGAGGTCCGCGAGATGGGCCGCAACGCCCGCGGCGTCGGCGCGATCAAGCTCGAGGGCGACGACGAAGTGGCCGGCCTCGTGGCGACCGGCGAGGGCGACGACCGCGCGCTGTTGACCGTCACCGAACACGGCTTCGGCAAGCGGACGCCGCTCTCGGAGTACCGCACGCAGTCCCGCTACGGCAAGGGCCTGATCGACATCAAGACCGGCGAGCGCAACGGGCGCGTCGTCTCGGTCAAGTCCGTCGGCGCTGACGACGACCTGGTCGCCATGAGCCAGCGCGGCCAGATCATGCGGACCCGCGCGGCCGATGTCTCATCGGTCGGGCGGAACACGATGGGCGTCACCGTGATGGACCTGGAGGGCGGCGACACCGTCGCGAGCGTCGACGTGCTGCCCGACCCCGGCGAGTAA
- a CDS encoding DNA topoisomerase VI subunit B, with product MTSFQSTLGEDEGIAEELAESQRQISIAEFFEKNKHMLGFDSGARGLVTAVKEAVDNALDAAEEAGVLPDIYVEIEEVGDYYKLVVEDNGPGITKEQLPKVFGKLLYGSRFHKREQSRGQQGIGISAAVLYSQLTSGKPAKITSRTQGASEAEYFELIIDTDENEPEISVEETTSWDRPHGTRIEMEMEANMRARQQLHDYIKHTAVVNPHARLELREPQEHFKFERATDQLPDETEEIRPHPHGVELGTVLKMLEATSSHSVSGFLQEEFTRVGKKTADGVIGNFRDRHFGREMAWEPPRDHEDADVAAAVADATANKGADATDAFAEAVAERVGDSDRVAHHQVVDAVGEAAEEVGDGFGATFGATVQENAAAAAWDEILGVDEDADVPEGRRKADLYALVDEATSTRKDDATVESLASRLANRFRNHGDGRDRLTRDELVEYVDWAADRTAEREDASIGDTARENVVEAVWSRMVTVPDDVPKVRELADDRDAASELLEAMRETDIIAPPTNCLAPITDELVEAGLKKEFDADFYAASTRDAEVTGGDPFIAEAGIAYGGELPDDGKAEVMRFANRVPLVYQRGACATTDVVKEIGWRNYNLDQPGGSGIPNGPVVIMVHVASTNVPFTSESKDAIANIPEIEDEIELAIREAARELKSYLKKRRSMEKRRKKQDVLATILPEMAEKVAAVTGNEEPDIDDAMARIMNNVRVGRELKANGDGQAVRVTVENHSGTSESLELTDIVTAEPRDLPDDATVVEMDGEWFVKWSVDVGSGDDATLAYETTDGATFDLDVDGVETEKLTINDEH from the coding sequence ATGACCTCGTTCCAGTCGACGCTCGGCGAGGACGAGGGGATCGCCGAGGAGTTGGCCGAGAGCCAACGGCAGATCTCCATCGCCGAGTTCTTCGAGAAGAACAAGCACATGCTCGGGTTCGACAGCGGCGCCCGAGGGCTGGTCACCGCCGTGAAGGAGGCCGTCGACAACGCCCTGGACGCCGCCGAGGAGGCCGGCGTCCTCCCCGACATCTACGTCGAGATCGAGGAGGTCGGCGACTACTACAAGCTCGTCGTCGAGGACAACGGGCCGGGGATCACGAAGGAGCAACTCCCCAAGGTGTTCGGCAAACTGCTGTACGGCTCGCGGTTCCACAAGCGCGAGCAGAGCCGGGGCCAGCAGGGTATCGGCATCTCCGCCGCCGTCCTCTACTCGCAGCTCACGAGCGGCAAGCCGGCGAAGATCACCAGCCGGACGCAGGGGGCAAGCGAGGCCGAGTACTTCGAGCTGATCATCGACACCGACGAGAACGAGCCCGAGATCAGCGTCGAGGAGACCACCTCCTGGGACCGCCCACACGGAACCCGCATCGAGATGGAGATGGAGGCGAACATGCGCGCCCGCCAGCAGCTCCACGACTACATCAAGCACACGGCGGTCGTCAACCCCCACGCCCGCCTCGAACTCCGCGAGCCCCAGGAACACTTCAAGTTCGAGCGCGCGACCGACCAGCTCCCCGACGAGACCGAGGAGATCCGGCCGCACCCCCACGGCGTCGAACTCGGGACCGTCCTGAAGATGCTGGAGGCGACCAGTTCCCACTCCGTCTCGGGCTTCCTGCAGGAGGAGTTCACCCGGGTCGGCAAGAAGACCGCCGACGGCGTCATCGGCAACTTCCGCGACCGGCACTTCGGCCGCGAGATGGCGTGGGAGCCACCGCGGGACCACGAGGACGCCGACGTGGCCGCGGCCGTCGCCGACGCCACCGCCAACAAGGGCGCTGACGCGACCGACGCGTTCGCCGAGGCGGTCGCCGAGCGGGTCGGCGACTCGGACCGCGTCGCCCACCACCAGGTCGTCGACGCCGTGGGCGAGGCCGCCGAGGAGGTCGGCGACGGCTTCGGCGCGACGTTCGGCGCGACGGTGCAGGAGAACGCCGCCGCGGCCGCGTGGGACGAGATCCTCGGCGTCGACGAGGACGCCGACGTGCCCGAGGGCCGCCGGAAGGCCGACCTGTACGCGCTCGTCGACGAGGCGACCAGCACCCGGAAGGACGACGCGACCGTCGAATCCCTGGCGTCGCGGCTCGCCAACCGGTTCCGGAACCACGGGGACGGCCGCGACCGCCTGACGCGCGACGAACTCGTCGAGTACGTCGACTGGGCGGCCGACCGCACCGCCGAGCGCGAGGACGCGTCGATCGGCGACACCGCCCGCGAGAACGTCGTCGAGGCGGTCTGGTCGCGGATGGTCACCGTCCCGGACGACGTGCCGAAGGTCCGGGAACTGGCCGACGACCGTGACGCCGCGAGCGAACTGCTGGAAGCGATGCGCGAGACGGACATCATCGCGCCGCCGACGAACTGCCTCGCGCCGATCACCGACGAACTCGTCGAGGCGGGGCTGAAAAAGGAGTTCGACGCGGACTTCTACGCCGCCTCGACCCGGGACGCCGAGGTGACCGGCGGCGACCCGTTCATCGCCGAGGCCGGCATCGCCTACGGCGGCGAACTGCCCGACGACGGGAAGGCCGAGGTGATGCGCTTCGCGAACCGCGTGCCGCTGGTCTACCAGCGCGGCGCGTGTGCGACGACGGACGTGGTCAAGGAGATCGGCTGGCGCAACTACAACCTGGACCAGCCCGGCGGGAGCGGCATCCCGAACGGCCCCGTCGTGATCATGGTCCACGTCGCCTCCACGAACGTCCCCTTCACCAGCGAGTCGAAGGACGCAATCGCCAACATCCCCGAGATCGAGGACGAGATCGAACTGGCGATCCGCGAGGCGGCCCGGGAGCTGAAAAGCTACCTGAAAAAGCGCCGCTCGATGGAGAAACGGCGGAAGAAACAGGACGTGCTGGCGACGATCCTGCCGGAGATGGCCGAGAAGGTCGCCGCCGTCACCGGCAACGAGGAGCCGGACATCGACGACGCGATGGCCCGGATCATGAACAACGTGCGCGTCGGCCGCGAACTGAAGGCAAACGGCGACGGGCAGGCGGTTCGGGTGACCGTCGAGAACCACTCCGGGACGTCGGAGTCCCTGGAGCTGACCGACATCGTCACCGCCGAGCCGCGGGACCTGCCGGACGACGCCACCGTCGTCGAGATGGACGGCGAGTGGTTCGTCAAGTGGTCGGTCGACGTGGGGAGCGGCGACGACGCCACGCTCGCCTACGAGAC
- the gyrB gene encoding DNA topoisomerase (ATP-hydrolyzing) subunit B, with translation MSEETEYGAGQIQVLEGLQAVQKRPAMYIGSTDSRGLHHLVYEVVDNSIDEALAGHCDEITVTIHEDDSVSIHDDGRGIPVDTHDEHDKPALEVIMTVLHAGGKFDNKSYQVSGGLHGVGVSVVNALSKWLEVEVKRDGAVWKQRFDHGEPEYELERVRDMDPDEDTGTTIRFWPDDDIFEHTEFTYSTLESRLRELAFLNSGVAISLTDERDGTAETFRYDGGIREFVHYLNETRSPLHEDVIYFDDEEEGIRVEMAMQATDELQGSLHAFANNINTREGGTHLTGFKTALTRIVNDYASDNGLLGDLDENLKGDDIREGLTAVISIKHPDPQFEGQTKTKLGNSEVRGIVESAMHEGLGTYFEEHPDTAEAVVAKAVEAAKARKAAQKAEELTRRKSALESTALPGKLADCQTKEPSDSELFIVEGDSAGGSAKQGRNPEIQAILPLGGKILNVEKHRLDRILENDEIRNMITAVGTGIGDEFDIEDARYEKIIMMTDADVDGAHIRTLLLTLFYRHMKPLLEAGYVYAAQPPLYRVRYRGNTYDAMTEAERDRIIEEECNGNPSQVQRFKGLGEMNPQQLWDTTMNPENRVLKQITIEDAAAADKMFSVLMGDAVEPRKQFIKEHSPEAEWVDI, from the coding sequence ATGAGCGAGGAGACAGAGTACGGCGCCGGGCAGATCCAGGTTCTGGAGGGCCTCCAGGCCGTCCAGAAGCGCCCGGCGATGTACATCGGCTCGACGGACTCTCGCGGGTTGCATCATCTCGTCTACGAAGTCGTCGACAACTCGATAGACGAGGCGCTGGCGGGACACTGCGACGAGATCACCGTCACGATCCACGAGGACGACTCCGTCAGCATCCACGACGACGGCCGCGGGATCCCCGTCGACACGCACGACGAGCACGACAAGCCCGCCCTCGAAGTGATCATGACGGTCCTCCACGCGGGCGGAAAGTTCGACAACAAGTCCTACCAGGTCTCTGGCGGCCTCCACGGCGTCGGCGTCAGCGTGGTCAACGCCCTCTCGAAGTGGCTGGAGGTCGAGGTCAAGCGCGACGGCGCGGTGTGGAAACAGCGCTTCGACCACGGCGAACCCGAGTACGAACTGGAGCGGGTCCGCGACATGGACCCCGACGAGGACACCGGGACCACGATCCGCTTTTGGCCCGACGACGACATCTTCGAGCACACGGAGTTCACCTACTCCACGCTGGAGAGTCGCCTGCGCGAACTCGCCTTCCTGAACTCCGGCGTCGCCATCTCGCTGACGGACGAGCGCGACGGCACCGCCGAGACGTTCCGCTACGACGGCGGCATCCGCGAGTTCGTTCACTACCTCAACGAGACCCGGTCCCCGCTCCACGAGGACGTCATCTACTTCGACGACGAGGAGGAGGGGATCCGGGTGGAGATGGCGATGCAGGCGACCGACGAGCTACAGGGGTCGCTGCACGCCTTCGCCAACAACATCAACACGCGCGAGGGCGGCACCCACCTCACCGGGTTCAAGACCGCCCTGACGCGGATCGTCAACGACTACGCGAGCGATAACGGCCTGCTCGGCGACTTGGACGAGAACCTCAAGGGCGATGACATCCGGGAGGGGCTGACGGCGGTCATCTCGATCAAACACCCTGACCCGCAGTTCGAGGGCCAGACGAAGACGAAACTCGGCAACAGCGAGGTCCGCGGCATCGTCGAGAGCGCGATGCACGAGGGGCTCGGCACGTACTTCGAGGAGCACCCCGACACCGCCGAGGCGGTCGTCGCCAAGGCCGTCGAGGCCGCGAAGGCCCGGAAGGCCGCCCAGAAGGCCGAGGAGCTGACCCGCCGCAAGAGCGCGCTCGAATCCACCGCCCTGCCCGGGAAGCTCGCCGACTGCCAGACGAAAGAGCCCAGCGACTCCGAACTGTTCATCGTCGAGGGCGACTCCGCGGGCGGCAGCGCCAAACAGGGCCGCAACCCGGAGATACAGGCGATCCTCCCGCTCGGCGGGAAGATCTTGAACGTCGAGAAACACCGCCTCGACCGCATCCTCGAGAACGACGAGATCCGGAACATGATCACCGCGGTCGGCACCGGGATCGGCGACGAGTTCGACATCGAGGACGCCCGCTACGAGAAGATCATCATGATGACCGACGCGGACGTCGACGGGGCGCACATCCGAACGCTCCTGTTGACGCTGTTCTATCGGCACATGAAGCCGCTGCTGGAGGCGGGCTACGTGTACGCCGCCCAGCCGCCGCTGTACCGCGTCCGCTACCGCGGGAACACGTACGACGCGATGACCGAGGCCGAGCGCGACCGGATCATCGAGGAGGAGTGCAACGGCAACCCCAGCCAGGTCCAGCGGTTCAAGGGCCTCGGCGAGATGAACCCCCAGCAGCTCTGGGACACGACGATGAACCCGGAGAACCGCGTCCTCAAACAGATCACCATCGAGGACGCCGCCGCCGCGGACAAGATGTTCTCCGTGCTGATGGGCGACGCCGTCGAGCCGCGAAAGCAGTTCATCAAGGAACACTCCCCCGAGGCCGAATGGGTGGACATCTAA